A stretch of DNA from Elusimicrobiota bacterium:
TGGCAAAGCTTCGCTTTGCAGCTACCTTTCCTACTTTCTACTTCCCACTTGCCTTGCCAAAGGTTTAGTGTCAGTCAAACCCGCTAAAGTATTAGTGGTGGGGCGGGCTTTCTACTTCCCGCCTTTAACAAGTTCCATGGTCTCTTTTGCAATCAAAATCTTTTCATTTCTCGGAAGAACCAATATTTTTATTTTAGAATTTGTAACCCCTATTTCACCTTCAATGCCGATTGTTTTTTCGTTCTTCTTAGAATCAATTTTTATATCGAATTTTTCAAAACCTTCAAGTATTTTTTCTCTTATAAGAGGCGAGTTTTCTCCAATTCCACCCGTGAACGAAATCGCATCAATTTCTCCGTTCAAAAGAAAATAATAGCCGCCGAGATATTTTCTTGCTCTATAAACAAAAATATCTATAGCCAGTTTCGCCTTTTCATTGCCTTTTTCTGCTTCTTCGACAACTTCTTTCATTTTATTGCTAACTCCTGAAATTCCGAACGTACCACTTTCTTTATTAAGGCAAGTTTCAAGTTCACTTAACGACCAACCGCTTTTTAAAAGATACAGAAGAATACCCGCGCTTATATCACCGGGCCTGTCAGGCATTACAAGTCCTTCAAGCGGCGTAAAACCCATTGAAGTATCGATTGATTTTCCGTCCTTAATAGCACACACGCTACAACCTGCACCTAAATGAAAAGAAATCATTGTTGCAGTTTTTTTCTTCAGTATCTTTGCTGTTCTTTCTGCAATATATTTATGCGAAATTCCGTGAAACCCGTATTTCCTAATTTTATATTCAAGATACAAGCGTTCAGGCAGTGCATATCTAAAAGCGACCTCAGGTATCGTCTGATGAAACGATGTATCAAATACAGCTATATTTTTTTTACCCGGAAAAAGTTTTTCAGATGCTTCTATCCCCATAAGATTATAAGGATTATGAACCGGGGCAAGCTCAAAATCTTTGTAAATTTCTTTTTTTACATTTTCATCAATTATAACAGAAGCTGTAAATGTCCAACCACCATGAACAACTCTATGCCCTATGGCAGAAATATCATCTTTTGAATTAACACATCCACATTTAGAATTTGTTATTATTGATATAATCCATTCGAGTCCTTTTTGATGGTCAAGAATCGGTTGAACAATCTTTTCTATCTTTCCATTTACCGTACGTGTTAGTATAGCTTGCTCAAATCCAATATTTTCTAAAATACCTTTACATATTTCTTTTTCTTCCGGCATTTCGAAAATTTCATACTCAATCGAATAAATCCTACTGCTCAAAACAAGTATTTTCACTGTATACCTCCATTATTAACGCTAATTGTCGCAAATTATTCGCGTGTATTCGCGTTGTTCCTCTTTATTCGCCTTTTATTCGCGTTTATTTCTCTAATCTTTTTATATAATTTTTAACTTCTTTAACTGCTTTTGGATGATTCATCACAAGAATATCGCAACCTGACTGAAGATAACCGATAGCAGTTGTTACTTCCCATAAAATTCCTCTTTTTGACAGAGGTCCCCATTCCGGTTTTTCAGATTCATCTGCTTTGCATTCTTTTATCTTCCATGTTTCCTGACCGACAAGCGTAATTATAGGTTGTGACATCATTTTGTCGTTTGATAATGCTGCTAACCGTGTTCTTTCAATTATAGTGTAACAATACTCAAATCCATAACCAATACCACCGGTACTGGGATGAATAACTATCCTGTCAGACCCGAAACCCATATCACTTATTAAAATATTCAGCTGTTTCTCAAGATTTATGTCAAGCGGCGTCTCTGCTATTAAAGAATGTCCTCCTGATTGTGCCGCAGCGGTAAATGTTTTATAGTTTTCTTTTGCGGCCATACCAATAAGGCAATTTTCGCCTTTTGCCGCCTGTGACACATCCATTATAATTGAAGAATCCTTTTCATTATTCCCGCAACCGATAATTATCAAAGGAAGTGTTGTCGCCGATAAAACATCTTTTACTGTTTTTGAAACATCAGCGGCTGAAGCATTTTTACCGTCCGGGTCCGCGCTTTTAAGTCGCAGGCATATTAAATCACAACCGCTCTCTTCGCATTTCTTCGCCCATTGAGAAGGATTTTTCAGGACATCCCCGTATTCGTTTTTAAGAACATCGGGCCATTCAGCCGGTTCTTCATCCCACACTTCCATAGCAACTACCGGCGAATTAGGAATTGTCCCTTCAAAATATAAAAATGGAAGCGTGTTAAGCCCGCCTATCTTCACTTTTTTTGAACGAGTCCCCCCTTCTTCTTTTGTCGCCCCTATAGTTAATTCATAAACCTTACCCGCCCACTTTTCAATAACTTTATCCATTTAACACCTCACTAATAACACATCACGAATGTTATCACGAATTGTCACGAATAAAGTCAAAGTTGTCATTCGTGTTTATTCGTGATGTTTGCCTTTATTCGTGATTCCCTATTCGCGATTTTACATTAGGGAATAAATCCATATCCGTATGCGGTAAAAACAGGGATGCTGTATAATTATTCATAAATTCGGAATTCTCGCTTAAATCAATATACGTCATTTTTTGCGCAAGTTCTTCCGCTTTTTTCATAGCATCCTGGGACAGAAGACACATCTTGGCGCCGGTTATGGAACCATTACCTATAAATATAAACTTTTCTTTCGGCAAATCCGGCAGAAGACCTATCATAATTGATTTTTCAATATCAAGTGCATTACCAAGCCCGCCTGCAATAATTACACGGTCAAGATTATTAAAATCAAATCCCATTTTTTTAATTAAAACCTCAGCACCGGAAAATATCGCTCCTTTTGAATGAATAAGGTTTTTTATATCTGCCTGCGTTATTGAAATTTCTGATGTTACGAAAAATTCTACTTCCTCATCGGTTTTCTTTAAATATTTTGAAGACTTTTGTATAAATTCGCCTGATTTATCAATAATTCCTTTTTTAAAAAGTTCTGCAATTATAGAAATTATACCTGCTCCGCAGATACCTATCGCTTTTTCATTATTGATTATTTTTATTTTTATTTTATCATTATTCAATTCAAAACTTTCGATTGCACCTGATTGTGCTCTTATCCCGTTTTTTATACCCCCGCCTTCAAAACAGGGACCCGCAGAAGTGGAGCAGCATACAAGAAAATCCTTATTTCCTAAAACAACCTCGCCATTTGTACCCAAATCAATAAAAAGCGTCAGTCCCGAAGAACTGTTGATTCCGCTTGCCAAAACCCCCGCTGTTATATCCCCGCCTATGTATGAAGAAATATTCGGAAGGGTTGCCAAAAGCCCTCTTGGATTTATTTTTATCCCTGCTTCCGATGCACGAATAACAGGGAACGAATTGGCCACCGGAATATACGGAGACCGCCTGATGTTTGACGGGTCTACTCTTAATAGAAGATGTATCATCGTAGTATTTCCCGCGCAAACAACACAGTTAATATCGTTAAGCGATATTTTATTTTCAATTACATGCGAAATAATTAAATCATTTATTACATCAACAACTGAGTGATGTAAACGGTCCAAACCTGCCGGGTCTTCTGCATGAATTATTCTTGTAATTACATCTTCACCAAAAGAAACCTGCGGATTATAAATTGCTTTTGCAGAAAGAACGTCCTGGTTGTTTAAATTAACAAGATAGGTAACAATTGTAGTCGTTCCGATATCAACTGCAATGCCGTAATTTTTATTTGATGTATCAGACGGTTCGACAAGAACAATTTCAGTTGTGCCGTTCCTATTGCCAAGCGTTACGGTAACCTTAAAACCAGTTGACCTTAGAAGCAAAGGGAGTTTCTTTATATTTGAAAGCCCCATCTGCATAACCAGATTATCTATTCCCTTTTTCCTTATCTCTCTTAATATTCTTTCTAAATCAGCTGTTGAATCATCAATTGATGGTTTAGGTAATTCAAGATATAACTTGGCTAAAAATGGACTATGCTTAAAAATATTCTCTTTAAAGACCTCGGTTTTTATATCAGCGGGTTCCGCCGGTGTGAAAATATTAGTAACTGTTCCTTTTGTTAAAATTTCAGCTTTTCCAACCCGGGCTTCTTCAGGAATAAATACTTCCATATGCCCTTTGCAATTCGTCCTGCAGGCAAGAACATACCCGTCTTTTTTTTCTTTTTTAGTGAGCGCCGGTGAATCAGTAACAACTTCGCCTTTTGTAACTTTGACCTTGCACTTCCCGCAAACACCCTCACCGCCGCAGGAATTATAAATCTGTATACCCGCCATCATAGCAGCAGTAAGCAAATCCGTCCCCTCTTGTACAGATACAACTTTGTTATAAGGTAAAAATTTTATTTTACACACCATAAATCGTGTTATAGCGTTCATCGGGTTGTAGAGTTTTAGAGTTTATAGCGTTAAATCCTTAACCCTATAACCCTACAACTCTATAACCCTATAACTTCATTTCCACACTGTCTTTAAATATTTCGGTATTCCCGACGCTTCTTTCGGTCCTACAAGAACCTGCCAGCCGGTTATATCTTCCAATTTCCCGCTTAATACCGAAACGTAACCAGGAATTATTATTTTTTTATGACTTACCTTGCTCGCTACATCTGTTTTTTTCATCCAGTTATCAATAATTTCAGCGTTAAATTTATCTGCTGCCCACGCGGTCAGGACAGACATCCCTTCGGCATCACAAACTAAAAGCCATGCAGAAACTTTTGAATTTTCCACCTCAGGCGAAACAGTAAAAAATGTTAACGAAAAGTTTGTTGTAACTAAAAGCGGTGATTTGTCATCCGGCTTTCCTATAGTATATAGCTTCGGTTCCATCATTATCGGTTTCTGCGGGTCCGTGTAGATATTGAGCCGCAAAGTAATAAGAGGAAGAAGTTCCTCAGGTTTATCCATTTCAACAATAAGAACACTTACATATTTCGTTATATAAGTTGCCGCTTCAGCAACATCTTTTGCGAAAGCAATCACAGGAAAACCAAGCGGTCTGAAATTTTTCTTCAGAGCAAACCGCCTGACCTGCGTGAAATCCTGAACATTTTTTAATATGTCACCTGAGCCGCAGTCAAGTATAATGTCCTTAACACCTGCCGAAGTAACTTTTTGTGAAAGTGCTGCGATTTCTTCAATATCTTTCCCGTTTATACATAGAGGAACACTATATTTTTTTGCTATATCAACCATCTGGCTAAGATTTTGTTCATTTGCTGAATAAACAAGCGGTTTTTTCTGTGAAACATTCTTCAATGCTTCTTCAATCGCCTGTAAATTTTTGCTGACAAGAACTAACGGTAATTGTATTTTCTCCGATAGTTCTTTTGATACAGCCGCGAATTTCGAGGCATCGTTAGAATCATTTTTAACCGCTACAAGGTCTACTCCAACCATCATCCCGACCCGGTCAAAGTTGAGTTTCTTTATTTTTTCAATTTTTTCCTGAAGATTCTGTTCATTATCAGACACGGCAACAGCTATTGCAGTCGGATGATAAAATGTTTTTTCGTGACGGAACAACACCGTCTCACCGCCGACTTCTACCTTTTTTGCACCTTCCCCTATTGTAATTGTCGCCATAGGCGGAAGTGACGCCGACTCAAGCAGCTGTTTCGCCGCCTCACTAACATCCGGACACTTATCCAAAGATGTCTTTTTAGCAGCAAGCGCCATAGCAAATGCCAAACAAGTCGGAAACCCGCATTTTTTGCAATTTGTCTTAGGTAAATTTTTGTAAATATCAAGACCAGATAAAGCCATAAAAATCCTCCAAAAAAAATCGAGTTATAGGGTTTTAGGGTTATAGTGTTATAGCGTTATAGGGTTTTAGGGTTTAAACCCTACGAACTCTAAAACTCTATGAACTCTAAAACTCTAAAACTATTTTAATCGCAAGCGAGGAAGAAATTTCTGAAGAGCCTAAATTTGCGACTTATTCTTTCCAGGAGCAAATGCCAGAGCGAGTTCTAACGAGCGTCTCGAAGAAATTTGCTCCCGAGCGATTAATATATCTTTTCTACCTTTTTTTAATCGCGAAGCGAGGGAGTTGTTGAGCAGAACTTCACGGAGTTCCGCTTAAAACATTCAGCGGAACGAGTGAGAGTGCCAGCACAGGCTGGACACGGTTCTGCGAGACAAGCTCCCGAGCGACCTTTTACATCAACGCGTCCATCGTAATCGCCGGATGATTCACTTTCTGTAAAAATTCCAGCAGTTTTTCCGTGTCTGTTGCTATTGTTTCATCTGCTATTTTATCAAAGAAATCCGGAACTCCTTCCTCCGCACAACGGGCTTTAAGTTTATCTGCGAGCGCCTCTTTTAGTTCTTTCGGCATCCATACAATTCTCTTCAACCCGCCGTCTGCTTTAATAAATTTCTTTGAAGTAATATAAAGACGCCCGAAACCCATAAATCCCGGTGTCTGGTTACCGCCGCCGACAGAACCCGCAAGCGTGGAAAAAGACATACCAAGCGGTGTCATTCCGGAAAATTCACGATTAACAATCATAAATCCGTTTGCTTCCGGAACAATTGCGCCTATACATTCAAAACAACCGCAGGATGTCTCGGGAAATGTCATAATTGAATACCCGTGAAACTGTTCAAGGTGACCATTTGATTTTGTTTTTACCCAATCGTTTATACCCTGCCATTCACCACGCACTTCATCCAAAACAGTACCTTTTTTTACCGGTTGGTTTGGTCCTGTCGGGTTTATTTCAAACGACGCCTTGCAATCAAGCCAGTTATAAGCACCGCAGAGCCCAAGCCGTTCGGGTTTTACAATGCATAAATGGTTAGGTGCAAAGGATTGACAGAGAGTGCAGGAATAAAACGTATCAACTGATTCATCTGTCATAGCGCCTATTCTTTCGTCGCGGAACTTATACGCTTCGCGGGCTTTCGGTAATAATTTTTTAATATCTTCTTCTTTTGTATAAATCTTTACCTGGACCTTATCAATAATCGCCCCGAAAATTTCGTGTACTCTTGCGTGAATTATTGTTCCGAGATGTTTTAATTTAAAACCTTTTGTTTTGGCTTCTTTTGAAATCCTGAGCCATATCAAATCACGTTGACCGGTATGCATAACACCCTGCGCCTCGTTTAAGAATGTATGAATCTGCCTTTCCACAATTGATTCAAATTCCTTCTGCATCTTTCTTCCTGCTACTTCAACATATATTCCTAACGGAGTTGCAGAACCTTCTTTAATATCATCTATTTCAGACCCGATAATTTCTATTTTGCCGTCATCAATCTTGTCCGTATCCCCTATTGCGACATATTCAAACGCGGTTGAAAATTTACTACCCGCCTCAAGATATGTCTGCTCTCTTCTCACCCTTTCGCCTTCAAACGCAGCTGAGTAAGCGACCGGAATCGGAATTTCCGAAACTTTTACCTTAACACCTCTAACTTCAATACAAACAGGAACAATCTTTTTATAATCTAATTCTTTAACCAAATGCTCGTAGGTACAGATTCCTGACGGACGAATTTCCGGTATGTCAGTATCTGCAATTATAGGAAATCCCATATCAATTGCACCCGCACCTGTTGCATATTTAATATCATCTAATGGTCCTAACGTTAATCCGAAAGCAAAAACCCTTTCTTTACAATATTTCAAACACTTCGTCGCCTCACCTTTTCTATGACCGCCGAAAGTAAGAGCTCCTCTTATCGCCCAGTGTAACGGGTAAATAGCTGAAATTGTATCCCTGCCGTACGGAACTATATAAGTATCCCAACCCATTTCCACCCCTTCTTCTTTCAGCTGGTCAATAATTGATTTACCACCTGCCTTGCCGCCAGGCAGGTTAGAAGATGAACCGACAAAAGTAAGTATCTGTCTTTTTTGGAGTTCTCTTACTATTTCAACTGCAGTTTTGTTATCAGGCGCCGCACCAAGTATTGCAGCAGCTCCGGGCATTCTGCCGTCAACAAGCTGTATTCCCAACTGCCTTAAAATAGTATCCGAAAAAAATCCGTTACAATCAGGCTGCGGTTCCTGGTTGTAAAGATAGCGGAGCCCCATAATAATCTCTTCCGAAAGAAGCGCGGCAATCCCTGAGTCCAAAGCGTCGCCAAGGTAAGGCAGCCATATCGCCTGTGTAGGCTCGTCATGTAAAAGTGATTTTGCTTCCTGCAAAACAGGTTTTATATCGCCAAGTGTTTTTACTTCAGTACCTAACAATGCATACGCCATCGGGAAGAAATATGCAGTATCAGGAAACTCTACTTTTTGCGATTCTCCTTTTTCAGAAATAGCTTTATTCAAGAATTCTTCCGCTTCTTTAACTATCTTATTAGCACCTCTTATAACAGCACCCGCAACAATCTTTGACATTTTTTCCTCCGAAACAAGTTAGGCACGCCAAGGGTCTACGACAACTACATTAATGTTGTTTTTGTAGTGGCATAGCTTGCTATGCCTGCATTTTTTTACATTACCAATTCTTTATATTCTTTTTCAGCAAACTCTTCTTTATATTTTTTAACTAACGGCAGAATTTTAGCAAAATTAAAATTATTATTTAACAATTCTTCCTTTATAGATGAAACATCAATCTTTTTCCTGATAAGCGAACCATAAACACCTGCATTATCCACGTCATTTACCAAAACAAACCCTACAATTTTGTTATTTTTTAAAACAATTTTTTTATAAATCTCCTGAGCATCATTCTTTTTAACAAGTATTTCGTATCCTTCACCTTTTGGTTTAGTAATACCGTATGAAATTGTGGGAAGTTCAAAAAATTCAACGGAATTCATACCTAAAGAACCATCATATTTTATATTTTTCCCTGCCATATTAAGTCCGGCTATTTTCCCCTGAATAACAGCGTTAGGCCAAAGAGCATTTATTGTCGACTCACCTGTAACTAAATCTTTTGTCTGTGCGACATCACCGGCAGCGAAAACATCAGTAACATTTGTCTGCAACGACTCGTTAACTATAATTCCCCACTCGGTTTTTATACCGGCATCCTTTACAAGTTCAATATTTGCCTGGACACCTTTACCTATAACCACAATCTGACAGTCAATTTTTTCTTCGTTTTCAAGAATTATGCCGGATACTTCTTTATCCCCTGTAATTTCTTTTGCCGAAAGACCCGTGATAACCTTAATCCCTTTGTTTTCAATTCTTCTTTGTATAAAACCGGCTCCTTCCTCATCAAGCATTTGTGAAAGAATATGTTTTGATTTAACAACAACAATAACCTTTAGCCCTCTTTTATGCAAAGCATACGCGGCACGAAGCCCGATAAGCCCGCCCCCGAGCATGACCGCTGTTTTTGTTTTACCAAGCCGCTCTTCTATTTTTCTTGCATCATTTATATTCCGTAATCCGAATACACCGTCTTTTTCAACACCGGGAATATTTTCCATCTTTGAACGGGAACCCGTCGCTATTAGAAGTTTATCAAAAGACAAAGTTTTCCCGTCAGAAAGTTTAATTTTTTTACCGGGTA
This window harbors:
- the acsB gene encoding acetyl-CoA decarbonylase/synthase complex subunit alpha/beta; the encoded protein is MSKIVAGAVIRGANKIVKEAEEFLNKAISEKGESQKVEFPDTAYFFPMAYALLGTEVKTLGDIKPVLQEAKSLLHDEPTQAIWLPYLGDALDSGIAALLSEEIIMGLRYLYNQEPQPDCNGFFSDTILRQLGIQLVDGRMPGAAAILGAAPDNKTAVEIVRELQKRQILTFVGSSSNLPGGKAGGKSIIDQLKEEGVEMGWDTYIVPYGRDTISAIYPLHWAIRGALTFGGHRKGEATKCLKYCKERVFAFGLTLGPLDDIKYATGAGAIDMGFPIIADTDIPEIRPSGICTYEHLVKELDYKKIVPVCIEVRGVKVKVSEIPIPVAYSAAFEGERVRREQTYLEAGSKFSTAFEYVAIGDTDKIDDGKIEIIGSEIDDIKEGSATPLGIYVEVAGRKMQKEFESIVERQIHTFLNEAQGVMHTGQRDLIWLRISKEAKTKGFKLKHLGTIIHARVHEIFGAIIDKVQVKIYTKEEDIKKLLPKAREAYKFRDERIGAMTDESVDTFYSCTLCQSFAPNHLCIVKPERLGLCGAYNWLDCKASFEINPTGPNQPVKKGTVLDEVRGEWQGINDWVKTKSNGHLEQFHGYSIMTFPETSCGCFECIGAIVPEANGFMIVNREFSGMTPLGMSFSTLAGSVGGGNQTPGFMGFGRLYITSKKFIKADGGLKRIVWMPKELKEALADKLKARCAEEGVPDFFDKIADETIATDTEKLLEFLQKVNHPAITMDALM
- a CDS encoding acetate kinase, whose amino-acid sequence is MKILVLSSRIYSIEYEIFEMPEEKEICKGILENIGFEQAILTRTVNGKIEKIVQPILDHQKGLEWIISIITNSKCGCVNSKDDISAIGHRVVHGGWTFTASVIIDENVKKEIYKDFELAPVHNPYNLMGIEASEKLFPGKKNIAVFDTSFHQTIPEVAFRYALPERLYLEYKIRKYGFHGISHKYIAERTAKILKKKTATMISFHLGAGCSVCAIKDGKSIDTSMGFTPLEGLVMPDRPGDISAGILLYLLKSGWSLSELETCLNKESGTFGISGVSNKMKEVVEEAEKGNEKAKLAIDIFVYRARKYLGGYYFLLNGEIDAISFTGGIGENSPLIREKILEGFEKFDIKIDSKKNEKTIGIEGEIGVTNSKIKILVLPRNEKILIAKETMELVKGGK
- a CDS encoding acetyl-CoA decarbonylase/synthase complex subunit delta, with protein sequence MDKVIEKWAGKVYELTIGATKEEGGTRSKKVKIGGLNTLPFLYFEGTIPNSPVVAMEVWDEEPAEWPDVLKNEYGDVLKNPSQWAKKCEESGCDLICLRLKSADPDGKNASAADVSKTVKDVLSATTLPLIIIGCGNNEKDSSIIMDVSQAAKGENCLIGMAAKENYKTFTAAAQSGGHSLIAETPLDINLEKQLNILISDMGFGSDRIVIHPSTGGIGYGFEYCYTIIERTRLAALSNDKMMSQPIITLVGQETWKIKECKADESEKPEWGPLSKRGILWEVTTAIGYLQSGCDILVMNHPKAVKEVKNYIKRLEK
- a CDS encoding FAD-dependent oxidoreductase encodes the protein MEYVIVGSSAAGVSAVEAIRSVDKSGKITVISDENYSIYSRCVLSYYLAGMMTEEKLKYRGEDFFKKHNVDSIVGKKVEAVLPGKKIKLSDGKTLSFDKLLIATGSRSKMENIPGVEKDGVFGLRNINDARKIEERLGKTKTAVMLGGGLIGLRAAYALHKRGLKVIVVVKSKHILSQMLDEEGAGFIQRRIENKGIKVITGLSAKEITGDKEVSGIILENEEKIDCQIVVIGKGVQANIELVKDAGIKTEWGIIVNESLQTNVTDVFAAGDVAQTKDLVTGESTINALWPNAVIQGKIAGLNMAGKNIKYDGSLGMNSVEFFELPTISYGITKPKGEGYEILVKKNDAQEIYKKIVLKNNKIVGFVLVNDVDNAGVYGSLIRKKIDVSSIKEELLNNNFNFAKILPLVKKYKEEFAEKEYKELVM
- a CDS encoding ASKHA domain-containing protein, yielding MVCKIKFLPYNKVVSVQEGTDLLTAAMMAGIQIYNSCGGEGVCGKCKVKVTKGEVVTDSPALTKKEKKDGYVLACRTNCKGHMEVFIPEEARVGKAEILTKGTVTNIFTPAEPADIKTEVFKENIFKHSPFLAKLYLELPKPSIDDSTADLERILREIRKKGIDNLVMQMGLSNIKKLPLLLRSTGFKVTVTLGNRNGTTEIVLVEPSDTSNKNYGIAVDIGTTTIVTYLVNLNNQDVLSAKAIYNPQVSFGEDVITRIIHAEDPAGLDRLHHSVVDVINDLIISHVIENKISLNDINCVVCAGNTTMIHLLLRVDPSNIRRSPYIPVANSFPVIRASEAGIKINPRGLLATLPNISSYIGGDITAGVLASGINSSSGLTLFIDLGTNGEVVLGNKDFLVCCSTSAGPCFEGGGIKNGIRAQSGAIESFELNNDKIKIKIINNEKAIGICGAGIISIIAELFKKGIIDKSGEFIQKSSKYLKKTDEEVEFFVTSEISITQADIKNLIHSKGAIFSGAEVLIKKMGFDFNNLDRVIIAGGLGNALDIEKSIMIGLLPDLPKEKFIFIGNGSITGAKMCLLSQDAMKKAEELAQKMTYIDLSENSEFMNNYTASLFLPHTDMDLFPNVKSRIGNHE
- the acsC gene encoding acetyl-CoA decarbonylase/synthase complex subunit gamma → MALSGLDIYKNLPKTNCKKCGFPTCLAFAMALAAKKTSLDKCPDVSEAAKQLLESASLPPMATITIGEGAKKVEVGGETVLFRHEKTFYHPTAIAVAVSDNEQNLQEKIEKIKKLNFDRVGMMVGVDLVAVKNDSNDASKFAAVSKELSEKIQLPLVLVSKNLQAIEEALKNVSQKKPLVYSANEQNLSQMVDIAKKYSVPLCINGKDIEEIAALSQKVTSAGVKDIILDCGSGDILKNVQDFTQVRRFALKKNFRPLGFPVIAFAKDVAEAATYITKYVSVLIVEMDKPEELLPLITLRLNIYTDPQKPIMMEPKLYTIGKPDDKSPLLVTTNFSLTFFTVSPEVENSKVSAWLLVCDAEGMSVLTAWAADKFNAEIIDNWMKKTDVASKVSHKKIIIPGYVSVLSGKLEDITGWQVLVGPKEASGIPKYLKTVWK